The following coding sequences are from one Pararge aegeria chromosome 13, ilParAegt1.1, whole genome shotgun sequence window:
- the LOC120628987 gene encoding TP53-regulated inhibitor of apoptosis 1-like, with product MNSIGEECTDLKKRYDDCFNSWFSERFLKGDHDDSVCAGIFKVYQECVKKAMKQQNIDFKEIDKDVLGTDSEFKAPPDNHS from the exons ATGAACAGTATCGGAGAAGAGTGTACTGATTTGAAGAAAAGATATGACGACTGTTTTAATTCATGGTTTTCGGAGCGTTTCCTAAAAGGCGATCACGATGATTCTGTGTGCGCTGGGATTTTCAAAGTTTACCAGGAATGTGTAAAG aaggCAATGAAGCAACAAAATATTGATTTCAAGGAAATAGACAAAGATGTATTGGGTACTGACAGTGAATTTAAAGCACCTCCAGACAACCACAGTTGA